From one Agrobacterium fabrum str. C58 genomic stretch:
- a CDS encoding GNAT family N-acetyltransferase encodes MSSDPKNPDFQDPRIAALLASAERDRPAADSSRRVGRDGREFCIYPGQLGYDMQEELDFLSNRVMEANVFFTGRLLAPAMPRIEDKSVRFALIRDENGARSRMRFLMPFTVEKPGFSIGPSIIRVWANPFGPLGTPLVDTEGAAETLDNLFDALSDRNMRLPNVLVLPDVRLEGPFARMFRAIALSRNLPVTTTGNYHRPMLESLLDGKAYLRNTLAPHHLREMSRQWRQLEKLGSLSYSVTRQPKDVRYRMEEFLALEASGWKGRKRTALVNDRYRAAFAREAITNLAEADAVRIHTIDLNGSAIASMVVFITAGEAYTWKTAFDETYSQYSPGKLLMQKLTDWHLDDANILRSDSCAVPDHPIMSRFWQERQEMGTLVVGLTQNSDRDVRQVSTQVDMYRNTRNLARSLRQKILSFGRKGN; translated from the coding sequence ATGTCCAGCGATCCAAAGAATCCGGATTTTCAGGACCCGCGCATCGCGGCGCTGTTGGCGTCTGCGGAGCGTGACCGTCCCGCGGCAGACAGCAGCCGGCGCGTGGGACGCGACGGCCGGGAATTCTGCATCTATCCGGGTCAACTCGGTTACGACATGCAGGAAGAACTCGACTTCCTTTCCAATCGTGTCATGGAGGCGAATGTCTTCTTCACCGGGCGGCTTCTTGCGCCCGCCATGCCACGTATCGAAGACAAGTCCGTGCGCTTCGCCCTCATTCGCGACGAGAACGGCGCTAGAAGCCGTATGCGCTTCCTGATGCCCTTTACCGTGGAAAAGCCGGGTTTTTCCATTGGTCCGTCCATCATTCGCGTCTGGGCCAACCCATTTGGGCCGCTCGGCACGCCGCTGGTCGATACCGAAGGGGCAGCTGAAACCCTCGACAATCTTTTCGATGCCCTTTCCGACCGGAACATGCGTCTGCCGAATGTTCTTGTCCTGCCGGATGTGCGGCTGGAAGGGCCGTTTGCGCGCATGTTCAGGGCCATCGCGCTTAGCCGCAACCTGCCGGTGACGACGACGGGCAATTATCACCGGCCGATGCTGGAAAGCCTCCTTGATGGCAAGGCCTATCTGCGCAACACCCTTGCACCACACCATCTGCGCGAAATGAGCAGGCAGTGGCGCCAGCTCGAAAAACTTGGATCCCTCTCCTACAGCGTGACCCGCCAGCCGAAGGATGTGCGCTACCGAATGGAGGAATTTCTGGCGCTGGAGGCGAGTGGCTGGAAGGGCCGCAAACGCACCGCGCTGGTCAACGACCGGTATCGCGCCGCTTTCGCCCGCGAGGCCATCACCAACCTCGCCGAAGCCGATGCAGTCCGTATCCACACCATCGATCTCAATGGCAGCGCCATCGCATCCATGGTGGTCTTCATCACGGCCGGCGAAGCCTATACGTGGAAAACCGCCTTCGACGAAACCTATTCGCAATATTCACCCGGCAAGCTACTGATGCAGAAACTCACCGACTGGCATCTGGACGACGCCAATATTCTGCGCAGCGACAGCTGCGCCGTGCCCGATCATCCGATCATGAGCCGCTTCTGGCAGGAACGGCAGGAAATGGGGACGCTGGTCGTCGGCCTGACCCAGAACAGCGACCGCGACGTGCGGCAGGTTTCCACGCAGGTGGACATGTACCGGAATACCCGCAACCTCGCCCGCAGCCTGCGGCAGAAAATCCTGTCCTTCGGACGCAAGGGCAACTGA
- the uppQ gene encoding polysaccharide biosynthesis GNAT family N-acetyltransferase UppQ: MRALSRNLLLSACLILPVNAHALDIGIGGENGVNASVGGNGSGGLGVDASVGGSGGVNASADVGGRSGGGLGADVNASVGGSNGVNANVNTSVGGAGGVNAAAKASVGGSGGINANVGANVGGSSGLGLDVGLGIGGSGSPGNPGNPGNPGNPGNPNNPNNPGSNPGQLSPGAVRNAIQAYNDMSRVEQIKLARRCVDILGGGYDAALTQLCKMIRTASR, from the coding sequence ATGAGGGCTCTTTCTCGCAATTTGTTACTGTCTGCCTGTCTGATCTTGCCGGTCAACGCCCATGCGCTGGATATCGGGATCGGTGGGGAGAATGGGGTTAATGCCAGTGTGGGCGGCAACGGCAGCGGCGGGCTCGGGGTCGATGCCTCCGTTGGCGGCAGCGGCGGTGTCAACGCCAGTGCGGATGTCGGCGGCAGGAGCGGCGGCGGATTGGGTGCAGATGTCAACGCTTCGGTCGGTGGCAGCAATGGGGTCAACGCCAACGTCAACACATCCGTCGGTGGTGCCGGCGGTGTCAATGCCGCCGCCAAGGCTTCCGTCGGCGGCTCTGGAGGCATCAACGCCAATGTCGGTGCGAATGTGGGTGGATCGAGCGGTCTCGGCCTCGATGTCGGGCTCGGAATTGGTGGTTCAGGTTCGCCTGGCAATCCAGGTAACCCTGGGAATCCGGGAAATCCAGGCAATCCGAACAATCCAAATAATCCCGGTAGCAATCCGGGGCAACTTTCCCCTGGCGCCGTGCGTAATGCCATACAGGCCTATAACGACATGTCACGGGTCGAGCAGATCAAGCTCGCCCGCCGGTGTGTCGATATTCTGGGTGGCGGATACGATGCTGCCCTGACGCAATTGTGCAAGATGATCCGGACGGCCTCGCGCTGA
- a CDS encoding amidohydrolase family protein, whose product MDLIDTHQHLILRGKLGYAWTRGEPSLAGSFTRADYAALVEGSGVIGTIFMETGVDDGDYRAEARLVAGMVGEGTLPMFGQIASCRPETDQGFDAWLEECRHLKVVGFRRILQVMPDDTSRAENYRRNVRKIGKAGWPVDLCFHSRQLAIAAELVRACPDVRFMLDHCGTPDIAGNDFPAWSERMADLASLPNLFVKLSGVTAYCAPGQVTLESVRPYVETVLKLFGPARMVWGGDWPVVDLGSGLPEWIAMTREFLSTLSPDEQASIGHGNARRFYLAT is encoded by the coding sequence ATGGACCTGATTGATACCCACCAGCATCTGATCTTGCGGGGCAAACTCGGTTATGCCTGGACGCGCGGCGAGCCGAGCCTTGCGGGAAGCTTCACCCGGGCGGATTATGCAGCTCTTGTCGAGGGCAGCGGTGTCATCGGCACGATTTTCATGGAAACCGGGGTCGATGACGGTGATTATCGGGCGGAAGCCCGGCTTGTCGCTGGCATGGTAGGGGAAGGCACCTTGCCGATGTTCGGCCAGATCGCCAGCTGCCGGCCGGAAACGGACCAGGGCTTCGACGCCTGGCTGGAGGAGTGCCGCCACCTCAAAGTTGTCGGGTTCCGGCGTATCCTCCAGGTCATGCCCGACGATACCAGCCGTGCGGAAAACTATCGGCGAAACGTGCGCAAGATCGGCAAGGCCGGATGGCCGGTCGATCTGTGTTTTCATTCGCGCCAGCTCGCCATTGCCGCCGAACTTGTCCGGGCCTGCCCCGACGTTCGCTTCATGCTCGACCATTGCGGCACGCCTGACATCGCCGGAAACGATTTCCCCGCCTGGAGCGAGCGCATGGCCGATCTGGCCAGCCTGCCAAATCTCTTCGTCAAGCTTTCCGGTGTCACCGCCTATTGTGCGCCGGGGCAAGTGACGCTGGAAAGCGTGAGGCCTTATGTGGAAACCGTATTGAAGCTATTCGGCCCGGCAAGAATGGTCTGGGGCGGCGACTGGCCGGTGGTCGATCTAGGCTCGGGCCTGCCGGAGTGGATCGCCATGACGAGAGAGTTTCTGTCGACGCTTTCTCCGGATGAGCAGGCATCGATCGGCCATGGCAATGCCAGACGATTTTATCTGGCGACATAG
- a CDS encoding aldo/keto reductase: MKTRKLGRTALELSELSFGAAGIGNLYRSVSREDAMATLQTAWDAGIRYFDTAPYYGQGLSERRVGDFLQEKPRDEFVLSTKVGRILKPAEAGVTPDYGFVDALPFIVEYDYSYDGIMRSHELSLARLGLGSVDILYVHDLEATTLGEEAYRHHFGIFTESGIEALHELKAKGEIGAFGLGVNEVPACLNLMEIDEIDCILLAGRYTLLDRSAAARLLGRCAETGTSLVIGGVFNSGILATGAKPGATFNYNEAVPEVMERVCAMEAHAAGHGVALAAAALHFPLQNTDVASVLIGTAKPDSLRRNLSIFETAVPGAAWAGFDTLALED, encoded by the coding sequence ATGAAGACCCGCAAACTTGGCCGCACGGCGCTGGAACTCAGCGAACTTTCCTTCGGCGCAGCCGGTATCGGTAATCTCTATCGCAGCGTCAGCCGCGAAGATGCGATGGCGACGCTGCAAACCGCATGGGACGCCGGTATCCGCTACTTCGATACCGCGCCCTATTACGGGCAGGGCCTTTCCGAACGCCGCGTCGGGGATTTTCTCCAGGAGAAACCACGCGACGAATTCGTGCTTTCCACCAAGGTCGGGCGGATCCTGAAACCGGCTGAAGCGGGCGTGACGCCGGATTACGGTTTTGTCGACGCACTGCCTTTCATTGTGGAATACGACTACAGCTATGACGGCATCATGCGCTCGCATGAGCTGAGCCTTGCCCGGCTTGGTCTCGGTTCGGTGGATATTCTCTATGTCCACGATCTGGAGGCGACCACGCTTGGAGAGGAAGCCTATCGCCATCATTTCGGAATATTCACCGAAAGCGGCATCGAGGCGCTGCATGAGTTGAAGGCTAAAGGCGAGATCGGCGCATTCGGCCTTGGCGTGAATGAGGTTCCGGCCTGCCTGAACCTCATGGAGATCGACGAAATCGACTGCATCCTTCTGGCGGGCCGTTATACGCTGCTTGACCGTTCGGCTGCAGCGCGGCTGCTCGGGCGTTGTGCGGAGACCGGCACCTCGCTCGTGATCGGCGGTGTCTTCAACTCGGGCATTCTTGCAACCGGCGCAAAGCCGGGCGCCACCTTCAATTACAATGAAGCTGTGCCTGAAGTCATGGAGCGGGTGTGCGCCATGGAGGCTCACGCCGCCGGCCATGGCGTCGCGCTCGCGGCCGCTGCTTTGCATTTTCCGCTGCAAAACACCGATGTCGCCAGCGTGCTGATCGGCACGGCGAAACCGGACAGTCTCCGGCGCAATCTGTCCATTTTCGAAACGGCCGTGCCGGGCGCCGCCTGGGCGGGTTTTGACACGCTCGCGCTTGAAGATTGA